In Rutidosis leptorrhynchoides isolate AG116_Rl617_1_P2 chromosome 2, CSIRO_AGI_Rlap_v1, whole genome shotgun sequence, one genomic interval encodes:
- the LOC139891419 gene encoding uncharacterized protein At4g15970-like: protein MVQESSSNNKVVTGDQNDKPPSLSPEFSLHRHLPPLNETPKMVVIFVIVALTTLFIFNSSIAFPFYSFYKTIVAGDYRTNSDNSADLKSILKHASMDTNTVIITSINKAWTVPNSTLDLLLESFRSGNQTEKFLKHLVVVSLDQNAYTRCLKLHPHCYYLKTPGVDFSEEAYFMAADYLKIVWEKINFLHTVLDLGYSFVFTDADIMWFRDPFLQLQNDSDIQISCDNFNGNRFDLRNHPNSGFMYVKSNNKTIQFYKFWYESRLTNPGHDQDVLNKIKFSPFVRDIGLQIRFLDTAYFGGFCQPSQDLNKVCTMHANCCVGLENKVHDLGAMLNDWRKYTKLIANQTTTNVYHGSWTVPQLCRGSFRRPHPAAKKKDGHQQRKMQL, encoded by the exons ATGGTTCAAGAGAGTAGTAGCAACAACAAGGTGGTCACCGGAGATCAAAATGATAAACCACCGTCGTTGTCACCGGAGTTCAGCCTCCACCGCCACCTGCCGCCTCTTAACGAAACTCCAAAGATGGTGGTTATTTTTGTCATTGTGGCTCTTACAACTTTGTTTATTTTTAACTCTTCTATTGCCTTTCCATTTTATAGCTTCTACAAAACTATCGTTGCCGGTGATTATCGTACAAATTCG GATAATTCTGCAGACTTGAAAAGCATATTAAAACATGCGTCGATGGATACTAATACAGTTATAATAACAAGTATAAACAAAGCATGGACCGTACCAAATAGTACGCTCGATTTACTTTTAGAGAGCTTTCGAAGTGGTAATCAAACTGAAAAGTTTCTCAAACACTTGGTCGTTGTATCGTTGGATCAAAACGCTTACACTCGTTGCTTAAAGTTGCATCCACATTGTTACTATCTTAAAACCCCTGGTGTAGACTTTTCAGAAGAAGCATATTTTATGGCAGCTGATTATTTGAAGATTGTGTGGGAAAAAATTAATTTTCTACACACTGTTCTTGACTTaggatatagtttcgtgttcacG GATGCAGATATAATGTGGTTTAGAGATCCATTTTTACAGCTTCAAAACGATTCTGACATCCAAATATCTTGTGATAACTTCAATGGAAATCGATTTGACTTGAGAAACCACCCAAATAGCGGTTTTATGTATGTGAAATCAAACAACAAAACAATTCAATTTTACAAGTTTTGGTATGAATCAAGACTCACTAACCCAGGTCATGATCAAGATGTTCTCAATAAGATCAAGTTTAGTCCTTTTGTGAGAGATATTGGATTACAAATTCGGTTCTTGGATACCGCTTACTTTGGTGGCTTTTGTCAACCTAGTCAAGATCTAAATAAAGTGTGCACAATGCATGCTAATTGTTGTGTTGGTTTAGAGAACAAGGTTCATGATCTTGGAGCCATGTTAAATGATTGGCGAAAATATACTAAATTGATTGCAAATCAAACAACAACCAATGTGTATCATGGTTCCTGGACAGTTCCTCAATTATGCAG GGGTTCTTTTCGTCGTCCACATCCTGCAGCTAAGAAGAAAGATGGTCACCAACAAAGGAAGATGCAATTATAA